From Paraglaciecola sp. L1A13:
CCTTTTCGTGCTAAAGCTTTTAAATGTTCTTCAGCGGCATTAGCAGATTTAAAACCAAGATGCCTCGCAATTTCCGCACGTGTAGGCGGCATTCCGGTATCGATCATAGTGGTTTTAATCAATTGCAAGACTTCTTCTTGCCTAAGAGTTAGTGGACGCATACACAGCCTGTTGTTTCATACAGTTTAACTGTGAGTATATACAGTCGTTGCTAAATCTCAAATATTTATTGTTCACAGTCGTTTGAGGGGGAATTTATACAAGACCTCTGACCTGTAAACTGATCCTACGGGGTGGAAAAGCTGAATAACGTGGTATCCTATTGAGGTCTTTCACTATTTAGGTACCACTCTATGGCATGGCTGCATACACTGCTGCTAACAATTATATCTGTTCCGCTTAAATGGCTCGTTAAGGTCAACAGCATCCCCACAGATATACAGACTGAACTTGGGATCGATACAGCTAAACCTATTATCTATTTATTACGCACGCACTCGGTCACCGACCAATTTGCTTTAAAGATGTCGACCAATTACTTGGGTTTGCCCAAACCAACTGATACGGTGAGTATTGGTGGCCAAGAATTACCCGCCTGTTTGTATTTACAACAACCTCGCTCGATCTTGACCCGTAAAGTTAAAATTACCAAAATCGCCGATGATGTCACTCGACTATTTCAAATTCACAGAGAACACCCCGAATTAGATTTGCAAATAGTACCCGTTTCAATATTTTGGGGTAGGGCGCCGGGCCGCAAACTATCAGGTTGGTCAGATATTATTGCCCACCAAGTCTCTCCCAATTGGCTGCGTAAATTCTTTATCGTTTTATTTTTAGGCCGTGATAATTTTGTGTGCTATAGCAAAGCTGTATCTTCACGCACCATGGCGGATTTAAAAGGCAGTGACGAAGAAATAGCCCATAAGCTGATTCGATTAGCCGGAACACATTTTCATCGCCGCCGTCAAAACCTGATTGGTCCAACCTTATTAGAGCGCCAAGCACTTTATAACGCAGTTTTAGGTGCCGACTCTGTGCGTCAAGCGGTGAATGACGAAGCTCGCGGTAAAAAACAATCCAAACACCAAATTCAAGCTAAAGCCAAAAAATACGTTGACGAAATTGCTGCTGATTATCGTGAAGGCATCGTTAGGATCGGCGACCGCTTGCTAACTAAAATCTGGAATAAAGTTTATAACGGTATAGAAGTAAAACATGCCGACAAGGTTCGGGCGCTTGCTCAAAGTGGTCACGAAATTATCTATGTGCCTTGTCATCGCAGCCATATGGATTACTTACTGTTGACCTACGTTATATACCACGAAGGGCTAGTTACCCCTCATATTGCAGCGGGGATCAACCTTAATTTTTGGCCCATAGGCGGCATTTTACGTAAATGTGGTGCCTTTTTTCTACGCCGTAGTTTTGCAGGAAACAAACTTTACACCGCTGTATTCAGAGAATATTTAGAGTTGTTATTCAACAAAGGTTACTCGGTAAAATACTACCCTGAAGGAGGCCGAAGTCGCACAGGACGTTTACTGCCCCCCAAAACGGGCATGCTTGCCATGACACTCCAAGCCCTTGTTAAAGGAATTAACAGGCCGGTGAGCATAGTACCTGTTTATATAGGTTATGAGCACGTCATGGAAGTCTCAAGCTATTTAAAAGAACTAAAAGGCACAGATAAGAAGAAGGAATCATTTTTCCAGGTTTTTTCTGCGGTTCGTAAGCTCAAAAATTATGGTAATGGTTTCCTAAACTTTGGTGAACCCATTAATCTCACAAACTTTTTAGACACCCAACAGCCTGATTGGCGTGACGCGCAAAACGTAGAAACAGACAAAAAGCCACGCTGGTTAACCCCAGTCGTAAATACGCTAGCGAATGATGTGATGGGCCGTATAAATCAAGCGGCTGCAGTCAGTGGTATGTCATTGTGCGCCATGTGTTTATTGTCAGCAAAGAAACACGCCATGGCACAAGATGAGTTAGAACGCGCGATTGATGATTATCTAGCATTACTCAAACTTGCCCCTTATAGTGAATTATCTAGCGCGCCAGAAAGTAATGGCAAAGCGCTACTCGAAAGCACATTAAAACTCAATAAACTCGAAGTATCCGAAGACACTTTTGGCACCATTATTTCGCTTAAACGCAAGAATGCAGTAGCGTTAACCTATTATCGCAACAATATTCTTCATCTGTTCGCAATTCCGGGTTTAATCAGTGCCATCGTATTCGCTCATAAAGGCTTAGCTAAAGATAAAGTGATTGCGCTGGTTGGGCAGCTTTATCCACTTCTGCAACGTGAATTATTTATCTATATGAATCATCAGCAAGCGATGGAATACACTGACCACATAATAAGTGCCATGCTTGAAACGGGCCTGTTGAAATCCCAAGAAAATGAAATCTTGCCACCAGCGGCTACCAGCAAAGCGTTTTATTCGTTTTGGTTACTCAATCGCAGTATTCAAGAAACATTGCAACGCTACGCAGTTGTTCTGACGATCCTGAAAAAAGA
This genomic window contains:
- the plsB gene encoding glycerol-3-phosphate 1-O-acyltransferase PlsB encodes the protein MAWLHTLLLTIISVPLKWLVKVNSIPTDIQTELGIDTAKPIIYLLRTHSVTDQFALKMSTNYLGLPKPTDTVSIGGQELPACLYLQQPRSILTRKVKITKIADDVTRLFQIHREHPELDLQIVPVSIFWGRAPGRKLSGWSDIIAHQVSPNWLRKFFIVLFLGRDNFVCYSKAVSSRTMADLKGSDEEIAHKLIRLAGTHFHRRRQNLIGPTLLERQALYNAVLGADSVRQAVNDEARGKKQSKHQIQAKAKKYVDEIAADYREGIVRIGDRLLTKIWNKVYNGIEVKHADKVRALAQSGHEIIYVPCHRSHMDYLLLTYVIYHEGLVTPHIAAGINLNFWPIGGILRKCGAFFLRRSFAGNKLYTAVFREYLELLFNKGYSVKYYPEGGRSRTGRLLPPKTGMLAMTLQALVKGINRPVSIVPVYIGYEHVMEVSSYLKELKGTDKKKESFFQVFSAVRKLKNYGNGFLNFGEPINLTNFLDTQQPDWRDAQNVETDKKPRWLTPVVNTLANDVMGRINQAAAVSGMSLCAMCLLSAKKHAMAQDELERAIDDYLALLKLAPYSELSSAPESNGKALLESTLKLNKLEVSEDTFGTIISLKRKNAVALTYYRNNILHLFAIPGLISAIVFAHKGLAKDKVIALVGQLYPLLQRELFIYMNHQQAMEYTDHIISAMLETGLLKSQENEILPPAATSKAFYSFWLLNRSIQETLQRYAVVLTILKKEQTISRGRLEKKSREFAERLAALHGINSPEFFDKNVLSTFIHALKDNALINASSEGQLEHSETSEALLATVENLISPEITQRLQQI